The sequence GTTGATTGCTCAAGAGCCTAGGCGTCCGCGTGATGCAAGTCGTTTAATGCTTTTGCCACGCTATAAAGGTGAAGTTAAACACTTTATTTTTCGTGAAATTGCAGATTTATTAAACCCAGGCGATTTGTTGGTAGTAAATCGTACAAAGGTTATTCCAGCGCGCTTACGTTTTAAATTAGAAACGGGACGAGATACCGAATTGCTTTTTCTTAAAGCTCTGGATGGTAATTTATCGCAAGCACGACATTGGTTAGCAATGGCGCGTCCTTTAAAAGTTTTCAAACCTGGTCGAACATTTAAGGTTTTTGGCATAGAAATTAAGGTAGATAAAAGACAAGCAAAAGATATCGAAATAACGAGTTCACAGGCTTTATGGCCAATATTGCAGCAATACGGTGAGGTGCCATTACCGCCATATATAAAACGGCAAGAGTCACCTCATGAAAGTGATCGAGATGATTATCAAACTTTATTTGCTAGTGAACCAGGTGCAGTGGCAGCTCCAACGGCAGGTTTGCATTTTACCCCCGCGGTTATTGATGAATTAGTTAAAAGGCAAATCGAAATTTGTGAGCTTTGTTTGCATGTAGGCTCTGGCACATTTTTGCCAGTACCTCAAGAGCATGAAAGCGATATACGCCGACATCAAATGCATGCAGAATACTATGAAATATCTACGAAAACTTTAACTGCAATAAAAAAGGCAAGAACTTATAAAAAACGAGTTATTGCAGTTGGGACAACAACCGTAAGAGCTCTTGAAACGTGGGCAACAAGCGGACAGAGCGAGGGTGAATCAGGCATATTTATCTATCCAGGGTTTTCATT is a genomic window of Deltaproteobacteria bacterium containing:
- the queA gene encoding tRNA preQ1(34) S-adenosylmethionine ribosyltransferase-isomerase QueA, giving the protein MKGQQFIGAPLPLSLFEYQLPRELIAQEPRRPRDASRLMLLPRYKGEVKHFIFREIADLLNPGDLLVVNRTKVIPARLRFKLETGRDTELLFLKALDGNLSQARHWLAMARPLKVFKPGRTFKVFGIEIKVDKRQAKDIEITSSQALWPILQQYGEVPLPPYIKRQESPHESDRDDYQTLFASEPGAVAAPTAGLHFTPAVIDELVKRQIEICELCLHVGSGTFLPVPQEHESDIRRHQMHAEYYEISTKTLTAIKKARTYKKRVIAVGTTTVRALETWATSGQSEGESGIFIYPGFSFSIVDAMITNFHLPRSTLLMLISAFAGRERVLSAYQKAIKEHYRFFSYGDAMLII